Sequence from the Castanea sativa cultivar Marrone di Chiusa Pesio chromosome 12, ASM4071231v1 genome:
AGATGGTAGATCAGATGTGAGCGTAAATGAGAAAGGAACACCTGCTGGGGAAGGTGTGTTTACTATAGAAGTTAATGGACATGGTGTCCAAGAAGCAGGTTTGGGACCGTTGGCTATGGAAGCTATTAGGAATCCCCAGGATGGTAGATCAGATGTGAGCGCAAATGAGGAAGTAATACCTACTGGGCAAGGTGCATTGGCTATAGAAATAGAATGCATGGGGAATCCCCAAAATGTTAGATTGGATGTGAGtgcaaatgaaaaagaaatatctgCTGGGGAAGGTGTGTTGGTTATAGAAGCTAATGGACATGGGGTCCAAGAAGCAGGTTTGGGACCATTGGCTATGGAAGCTATCAGGAATCCCCAAGATGGTAGATCAGATGTGAGcgaaaatgagaaagaaatacCTGCTGGGGAAGGTGTGTTGGCTATAGAATCCACAGGGAATCCCCATAATGTTAGATTGGATGCGAGtgcaaatgaaaaagaaatatctgCTGGGGAAGTTGTGCTGCCTATAGAAGCTAATGGACATGGCTTCCAAGAAGCAGGTTTGGGACCATTGGCTATGGAAGTTATTAGGAATCCCCAAGATGGTAGTTCAGATGTGAGCgcaaatgagaaagaaatacCTGCTGGGGAAGGTGCATTGGCTATAGATTCCATGGGGAATCCCCAAAATGTTAGATTGGATGTGTGtgcaaatgaaaaagaaatatctacTGGGGAAGGTGCTTTGGCTAACCAAGTCAATGGTAATTTTGATAATGGGCAGTTAACAGCTTTAAGTCCTAATCAAAGCAATGATGGGAATCCTGATGTAGGAACATCTTCTGTGTTCTCCGGAGATATGACTGGGTTGACAAAGGAGGTTAATGGAGTTACAGGGGTAGCTTCAGTTGCAGACAATTCTACTATGGGTCAGATAGAGACTTCAAGTGTCCAGCTGGCTTAAACAAATCAGAAGAGTGGATCCAGGCAGGTGCAAACCGTGTTTGGGAGGGTGTTCAATTGTTTGGAAATATTTTGCAGCTAGGAAAATATTGAGACGAGGTTTTTAATAGATTTAGACATATTAAGAATTCTATATCAGTTAGTTTATTTGGGTGTCTTATACCATTTAGTCAGAGTTTACATCTTGCGGTGTCCGTCAACTTCGTTTGCATGTATTGGTAGATTCGGAGCAGGAACTACAAAGAACTTACTGCTATATATCAGTTAGTTTATTTGGGTGTCTTAGACCATTTAGTCAGAGTTTACATCTTGTGGTGTCCATCAGCTTCGTTTGCATGTATTAGTAGATTCGGAGCAGAAACCACACAAAGAACTTACTGCTATAGTACCTATTCTTTATGTTACCTAAATAACTTTATTTTGGTGATCTGTTCAAGAATTTTATTGCCGAGTATCAATATTTGCAGTGAATGCTTTTGAGATGAGTTCATCTTTTCCTATAGCGATATaatcatcattttctttttctgaataAGGGGATGCAAAAATGTTGATTGAACCCTTTCTATTAAGGGCATCACTTTTGATCCTTGTTACACGCAGGTGCAGTATGTTTGGCTTTGCTAGAAGACTAGAAGTATTAACATTGTTTATTAACATTGTTTTTGCATCAAGTACATTAACTGatgtttttctgcataattataaaagaaaaattgagttTGTGTCATCTGCATCAAGAAATTCAAACTTTAATCTGTATCATCTATAATTGATGTAACAAGCTGGGATATCAGCATACATGGTAATATTTTCTCCTTTGATGCAATCTAAAAAGCCTAAATTTGCAAGAAAATTGGAGCAATCAATTTTCGAAAACCTACTTACAAAAAGTTTCAAATCTCATTATTTAACTAtcatttagggtccgtttggatacaactgaaaactgaaaatactgtagtaagataatttttaaatgcatgAATAGTATTGcatgacttatttttaataaaaaattgctgaaaagtagGTGAACAGTATGCGCACATTGCGCTGTCCCCTGCAGCaaaaacggaaaaaaaaaaagaaaaaaaaagatggaaagCGCTAAACGCAAACCAAGCCTTAATCCATTTAATAAATCAAAAACATTAATCATCAAAATGTCCGTGCATTAAATTAAAAGAGAGTATGAATTTGTCTAAAGTTTGAAAAATGAAAGTATTATCCGGTATTCTCATCGTGCacagagatttttttttttttttttgagggacaGAGAATGTTAAGTAGCCATTATCTTCTTTAGAAGTAATGCCAAGCACACTAGGATTAAAAATAGCTCGGAACCAAATATGCAAGGTCCAAAGtcaatataacaataaaaataatattatcatcTCTGACCacgtaataaaataaattatgtatttcGTTGCTCAATTGTgagttatgaaaaaagaaaagaaaagaataatggTTCAATGTGCAAGTGATTGCTAATTAACCATTTCAATAAGCTGTGCCAAATAATGTGGTCCTAACAGAATTGTTTGCCCCCTATGACACATCATTGCGTTACTAACTTGTGTTAACATTActtttaaactcaaatttaatatctatacaATATATTCgaggacaaagtttggctacaaattttgttgtaacttaaggttacaatgttcattaaaaaaactaacatgactacatattttaaaaatctaactgttgaattgcatgttttttatattcttaacacacatgtcaaattcTGTGTTAACCACTAACCAgttgttatttactatatgatccataaacttattttttatgcataattatAGACtttaaaaacttgcaatttacataattgattgatgacatagccaTTGATCTTTCATCATctataaattttgtaagtacaaaggatataaaaagaaaatgtaatctaataatgaatttgtaaaaattaacatctaataaaaagatattgagtgaagttgtaaccttaagctataacaaaatttgtaaccaaactttgtcTTATATTtgatacatatataatataataactgacgattataaaataaaaattaatgttactTTTTCTCTACCATGAAATGAGGAAGTACCATGAATATTTTTTCCCAAATTATGTATTAtccatgagtttttttttttagaggtagagtttcaatttatgacacACAAAAGACTTTATTAGTTAAGTTAATAGAACCCActtactattcatgagttttaaTTGtctttattcatatttttataacGGCTAGAATTATATTTATACTAGTAAAAAAGcctaatgtttttattatattttgcattttttttttaaagatggattgtaaaaagagagaaaaaagtccGATTTTAGCAAAAGGCATTCACAATCACAAATGGTATACGATTTAGTACAAATGGGCGccataataaataaaacctcTTCGGGCTTGTTTGGATTGAAGGAAGGAAAGGGAGTGGAGAGGAGTAGAATAGAATTGGCTgaaaaatagactaattttttattaattttattttactctactctacttccctCCCTTACCCTCAATCTAAATAAACTTAGAGTctgtttggttgtgttgtttaaataacagttttcattgtttaaataacacaacacgtatttttacaacattttttcactcacacatattttcacaatacttaaacaacattactagaatAATGTTTCCATAAGAGACCTTACTCTTTCGCTTTCATTCACCCTCGCCTCTCTCTCCGGCAAAGAAATGGCAAACATGTGTTTTAGTCATGTGCATCTCACATGACTTGACTTAACGGATCCTAGGTCCTAACTGTGTTAAGCTTTTCCTTCCTTTCCCAGTCCCTTTTTCTCAGAAACCAAACAAGACTTTAAAGTCAGAGAGCAGATCTGATAAACTCGAAGCGGTCGATGCTTTGAGCTCCTCCTCAATTCTCTTATAAAatctccatcctcatcatcatctcGAACAcagtcaaaaaataaaaaataaaaaatgcatggACAGCCTCGCAAAGCTCCAAAACCAGAGGACGAAGCAGCTTCAGCAGCCAAAGCTGAAAAGCTTCGCAATCTCCAATCTCAGTTCCTCTGTTTCCACCGCAACAACATGTACAATTCTCTTTTTCCTTCacttctttttaatttgattttttattctctcatttttatggaaaaaaaaaattgttgtttcagTTATTCTAAGGAAGCTCTAGAGGTAAACGCGAAGCTTCTAGAAATCAATCCTGAGCACTACACGGCTTGGAACTATAGGAAACTCGCCGTCGAGCACCGTCTCACTCAGTCCGAGTCTGATCCTGACTCGGTCAATTCCATTCTCAACGAAGAGCTCAAAGTGGTGCGCCTTGTCTTTCTCTAATTTTagcattatttttttgctttcagAACTGCAAGGAATTGAAATTCTCTGATTTATAAAAACGTTCATTGTTGATTTTTCCCATTTGTTTCATCTCTGTTAATTTTCTCAGTGACCAAACAAAGCTTATTTCAAATAGATAGATAGATTTCAGTTATTTGACAATTCCACAGTTTGTATAAATATCAAGATGATCATATAGATCAATAACCATTTCATCTATAAAATGGTTAAATTTCAaggtcttttttatttatttatatatttgaaatgtgTAATCAAACTGTTAGGTTTTGAATATACTGATCCAATACAAAGGTTTAGAGTGAAAAGTTACATAAGTATAGAATAATTTGGATTTGGTTTATGTAGATAGAGAACGCATTGAAGAAAAGCTTAAATGCATAAGCAATTGTTTCAGTTGAATTGAGTGTTCATTTTCTCCATCATTTGATTTCTATTAATTTTCTCAGTAATCAAACGTGGATTATTTCTAAATTTATCTTGTGCAGTATTAGAATAAATTTTGGATTTACTTGATGCAGGTAGAGAGTGCATTGAGGCAGAACTTTAAGTCTTACGGAGCGTGGCATCATCGAAAATGGGTGCTAAGCAAGGGGCAATCATCTTTAGATCATGAATTGCGTCTACTAGATCGGTTCCAAAAGGCCGATTCTCGGAACTTTCATGCATGGAATTACCGGAGGTGAAATCTTAGCCCTGATTTTGAATGTGTGCGatttagaaatattttgttcattCTTTGACTTAATACTTTTTTGGTCAGATTTGTGGCATCATTGCTGAACATATCAGAGGTGGACGAATTACAGTATACAACGgatatgataaataaaaatttcagcaATTATTCTGCGTGGCACAATCGTAGGTATAATTCTGATTTGGTTTTTACTAATCAATATTGGAATTGATTATTAATTATACTCCAAATGAATAAATTGAGCCCTAAATGCTAGTCTTTTTTTATATTGGATTTGGTCTATGTTTCTAATTTAACACTATCTCACAATACATTTTGAATGCAACTTTTGTTATTAAGTTCAAATATActaaaatcattttaatattgCACGTGTGAGTATTTGCTTTATGGAGTCGTTGCATTTTAGAATAAGGTGGTTGGTCTTGATTACAAACTCAATATTGGCATTTGGCTCTCATTGGTTTGGTTGCACTACCCATGTTGTTCTAGTCCGCTCACATAAAAATgcaaagaggaagaaagatatAAAAGTGCACTGAGTTTGTGGGTAGAATATATAATCTGAGACACACTTATTAAGGATGTGCATTTTATTAAGATAAGTCCATCGTAATTTGCAGAATCATTGATAGAAATAATTGACAGGTTCCCAAGGATGAAGATCATCGTTTGATACGGACTATGTATAGTTGTGAACGATAATGCCAAAATTACATCTTTAGGTTTGATTATGTAAAACTGTTAAACTTAACAATTAGGGGGAGTACAGTATAGACATATTGTCCTTgggattttcaagttccatCCTGCTTGGTTTGAATTTACttcatctgttttttttttttttttttttttgttgttgagaaatttaTATCCACAAACTTCCAATGGTTTTAGCATATGTTGTGACATTTGTGTCAATATTTACTGAACacatttattactatatttacCTTATTAATGGACTTTTGCAGTGTACTTCTGTCTGATTTGCTGAAAAGAAAGGCTCAAGGTTTTTTCCCAAAAGAGAAGGTCTTGAACGAGGAGTACGAACTTGTACACCAAGCACTTTTCACAGACCCAGATGATCAAAGTGGTTGGTTTTATCATCTTTGGCTTCTTGAGCAAACTGTGAAAGCTGATGCTCCTCTACTTGTTTCTTCTTGGCCTGCTCATGATTCTAATCTAATTCTATTGGGAGATAGCTGCCTGGAAGACTCTGCTTTGTCTCCATTCAATACTTTCCATTCTGAGTTGGGAACAATTCCACTCGTTGTCTATTTTAATAAAGCTGTTGAAGGTGTAAATTCATCTACAATATCTGTTGAATCTGTGCTCAACATGAAAGGAGAACTTACTTGGAAACCTCTTTCAACAAATAATTCCCAGACTGCCCAAGTTTGGGTTACCTATCTCAATTATCCCGATATAAAGCTCCATTCTTCAGAATTTTACCCCGTAGAGGTTAGCGTTGGACATACCCAAGGAATCATTTCTTCAAATGGTTTTCACTATAGCCATCCTTCCAGGTTTGCCTTTAAAGTGTTTGTACGGCCTTTTGAAAAAGACCTTGCTGGGCATGGTGTAGAGATGGTCTCATGGAGAGTggataattttcttttatatgaatCACATTCTCAGGAATCAAATCCAATTTTATCTTTAGATCAACTAAATATTAAGGATGACCATGAGGAATCATCCTCAAAGTGGCGTGCCGAGACTATAGCTAATGAAATGGCTCTCTTCCGGGAATTGTTGTCAGAGATTAACTGGTAAGCTTCATTCATTTGATGGGCCAAATTAAACTTTGAAATAGCTATAATGGCATTCTCTTAAAAAAGgtagtaattaaaaaatctcTTGGTTATGTAGTAAAATTGGAAAGCTTACGCTTGCAAGATTGTTGATTGCTCATGACATGATGATGTCTCCAATTGCAAACAAAATGGTCCATTCTGAAGAAGTTATTGAACTTTATAGTGACTTAATGATGTTGGATTCACCACATTCTCAATACTACAAGGATGAACGCAGCTTAGTTTTATTGCAGCAGGTTATTTCTTCCTTTCTGTATTAACTGTCTAGTAAAGCATGGTTCCCTAACTCCTTTATCCTTTCTGTTGGTAGTAATTCTGCTTGTACATGTAATTGTTGaatctttctttactttttcaaCATTTGACATTCCAAATACTCATAATGATTGGTTTCACCATTTCAGTCAATCTAAATATATTACTACTCTTGAGTCTTCAATAGGCAGGTTTATGCCAACGACTTTTGAATTCTGAGATGGAGAAACTCTCTTTTATACTTAGGTTAcccctctttttatttattcttattgtTTTGAGTAGACCTGttaccaagtttttttttgggatcaCATCAATATCTTGATGTAAATACTTTGTATGGGCAAGTGTTGAGTTACACACCTTAATTTGATATGCTCAGTTTGCGCACACTGTGCTCCTTCCAGTTCTTTGAATGCTAATGTGTAATCTCTTGCTAATATATCTGAATAAGTTTACATTTTGCTCTTGCTCTAACTAGAATTTTCTTTGAAGTGAGAGATTCTGATATTGTGTTGGTTCTGCAGATAACTTCCAATATGGAGTCTTTGCTGAGGTACTGCTTTCGTCATGGAGATAGGACTTCATCATTTTTGGGTAATTCTATCTGTTTACGACTCAATAATTTATCATTGTCGCGGGTGGGTTCCGTTGAGAAGTTACTATGGGTCCAAATGCTAGACCTGAGCCACAATGAACTTCGATCAATTGAAGGTAAACTTCTTCactatttgatttattttactGGATCTCTTTTTAGTTTGTTTAGTTCACAGTACCTATTGATTTCATGTTTGACCCATCAAATCAATTAGTTTTCTCTAAATAAGGTCAACAGTGAAGTCGGCTGGAAAACCTGGGATTTCATGTTGTTGCACATTGATGCATTGAGTTCATTTTCATCATATGGATTTTGATGTGGTCAGCATATTTATCCCCATCTGGGATgtaaaaactttgaaaatagaCCAGACTGGGTTGTTATATATGTGACATGCTAATTCATTTGAGGGATCCTATGAATATATGGAGACCCAAGTTTACAGGTCATGTGAAGGTTAGGCAACAAATCACTATATGTGTGGTCTTCTGGGTTTTGATAATTGGGGCTAGTTCTAAGCTCTTTACTGCTGCATGATGCATAGTAGTAGTAGTTAAATAAGCttcatttttattgttgagaGGAAATTGGCATATATTGGGGTCCTTTTTCTTATATTGAGTCTTTTCACAGGATTGGAGGCTATGCAGCTTCTTTCTTGCTTAAATCTAAGTAACAATAAACTCAGTAGTTTTACTGCTCTGGGACCCTTGAGACTGCTGAAGTCACTTAAAGTGTTGGATATTGCATGCAACGAGATAGGTTCCCACTCAATTGACACAACAAGGTATCTTTGCTCTTCTCCTTTATCTCATACAGAAGAAATTGGTTGGAGTCATGATGAAATGGTGACTGGTGATGTTAACCTGGCAAATTATTGGGAAGCTTTTCTAATATTTAAAGACTTGAATTTGACACAATTAGATATTGTGGGGAATGCAATTGCTGatgaaaaatttaaatcatttttgGTCAAGATTGTTCCTACACTTAAGTGGCTGGATGGTCAACAATTGCAATTGCATTAACCTTAAATTCTTTTTCTATCTGTAAAATGAGGTGTACCATACTGTAATTTGTTGGAGAACCATTTACTTTGGTATACAAATCCTGGAATTTATCAAGGGATGCAACAATGTAATCTGTACACAAGCTTTTGGTATGTCTGGCTTGTGTAAATAGGTTATCTATGTTCTGTTGATTGGCAAAGCACATGCATGTTTATCATGGCTGGTCTTCTTATTAAACTTGTTTAATAAGCTAGACCAGACATTGCTCGCAATTTGCTGTGTTTGCCTTCAAAGAGGGATTAAGTGAACCATTGTATAAGTTCCTCATTCAGATCTATTTTACAGACTTCATCTTGATTGAACTTTAAGTATTGGTATGCATTccctttttgaaaaagtaaacattgaacctttttttttttttttttggctttttggctAAACTATTGTTTATATATACTTTGCAATTGTGCGATTTAGTGGGCTAGGCTGACTAGGGGAGCGGAGTTATAATATGTGATTTGCTGATTTGCTAACACATT
This genomic interval carries:
- the LOC142619831 gene encoding uncharacterized protein LOC142619831, whose product is MLTNEGFQGVSNCYVFKSRLQEYAQKIGLPTPVYETIKEGPSHEPSFRSTVIVNDVRYDSLPGFFNRKAAEQSAAEVALSELAKASEFNQSISQPVHETGLCKNLLQEYAQKMNYAIPLYQCQKDETPGRVSLFSCTVEIGGIRYIGAAAKTKKEAEIKAARTALLAIQSSTSQLSDKSVHKTQLTVIPSKKRGTENEEPENVPKAKKPRFTRRMLKRQQLGDKAGNSQVENAGNSRTFIDANGSGLDQTNGHRVQEAGLGPLATETIRNPQDGRSDVSVNEKGTPAGEGVFTIEVNGHGVQEAGLGPLAMEAIRNPQDGRSDVSANEEVIPTGQGALAIEIECMGNPQNVRLDVSANEKEISAGEGVLVIEANGHGVQEAGLGPLAMEAIRNPQDGRSDVSENEKEIPAGEGVLAIESTGNPHNVRLDASANEKEISAGEVVLPIEANGHGFQEAGLGPLAMEVIRNPQDGSSDVSANEKEIPAGEGALAIDSMGNPQNVRLDVCANEKEISTGEGALANQVNGNFDNGQLTALSPNQSNDGNPDVGTSSVFSGDMTGLTKEVNGVTGVASVADNSTMGQIETSSVQLA
- the LOC142620946 gene encoding geranylgeranyl transferase type-2 subunit alpha 1 codes for the protein MHGQPRKAPKPEDEAASAAKAEKLRNLQSQFLCFHRNNIYSKEALEVNAKLLEINPEHYTAWNYRKLAVEHRLTQSESDPDSVNSILNEELKVVESALRQNFKSYGAWHHRKWVLSKGQSSLDHELRLLDRFQKADSRNFHAWNYRRFVASLLNISEVDELQYTTDMINKNFSNYSAWHNRSVLLSDLLKRKAQGFFPKEKVLNEEYELVHQALFTDPDDQSGWFYHLWLLEQTVKADAPLLVSSWPAHDSNLILLGDSCLEDSALSPFNTFHSELGTIPLVVYFNKAVEGVNSSTISVESVLNMKGELTWKPLSTNNSQTAQVWVTYLNYPDIKLHSSEFYPVEVSVGHTQGIISSNGFHYSHPSRFAFKVFVRPFEKDLAGHGVEMVSWRVDNFLLYESHSQESNPILSLDQLNIKDDHEESSSKWRAETIANEMALFRELLSEINCKIGKLTLARLLIAHDMMMSPIANKMVHSEEVIELYSDLMMLDSPHSQYYKDERSLVLLQQITSNMESLLRYCFRHGDRTSSFLGNSICLRLNNLSLSRVGSVEKLLWVQMLDLSHNELRSIEGLEAMQLLSCLNLSNNKLSSFTALGPLRLLKSLKVLDIACNEIGSHSIDTTRYLCSSPLSHTEEIGWSHDEMVTGDVNLANYWEAFLIFKDLNLTQLDIVGNAIADEKFKSFLVKIVPTLKWLDGQQLQLH